A single Blastococcus colisei DNA region contains:
- a CDS encoding MFS transporter, with product MTATDAPLPRAERLDRLPFTREHGRLVVGSGLGWALDAMDVGLISFVMAALAVQWQLSPTELSWIGSIGFAGMALGATLGGLLADRFGRRQVFAITLLIFGLATGAAALSWSVGALLVFRFLIGLGLGAELPVASTLVSEFAPARVRGRVVVLLEAFWAVGWTLAALIGYFVVPRSDDGWRWALAIGALPALYAVVVRLGLPESVRFLETRGRVEEAEAAVRRFERAAGVAPVESPLPEPAQAPGPGALWAAATRVRTAALWVVWFSINFAYYGAFIWLPTLLVANGFSLVRSFGYTLVITLAQLPGYAVAAYLIEVWGRRATLATFLAGSALGAGLFAAADGETAVLLTGMVLSFFNLGAWGALYAVTPEVYPTVLRATGAGAAAGFGRLASIAAPLCVPPLLDAGGTGLVFGTFAAFFVLGGIATRWLPERRGQALDDVVGAPARSA from the coding sequence ATGACGGCGACCGACGCTCCGCTCCCCCGGGCCGAACGGCTCGACCGGCTTCCCTTCACCCGTGAGCACGGCCGGCTGGTCGTGGGCTCGGGGCTCGGCTGGGCGCTCGACGCCATGGACGTCGGGCTCATCTCCTTCGTCATGGCCGCGCTCGCCGTGCAGTGGCAGCTCTCCCCCACCGAGCTGTCCTGGATCGGCTCCATCGGCTTCGCCGGGATGGCGCTCGGCGCCACGCTCGGCGGCCTGCTGGCCGACCGGTTCGGACGGCGACAGGTCTTCGCGATCACGCTGCTGATCTTCGGCTTGGCGACCGGTGCCGCCGCGCTGTCCTGGTCGGTCGGCGCGCTGCTGGTGTTCCGCTTCCTCATCGGCCTGGGCCTCGGCGCCGAGCTGCCGGTGGCGTCCACGTTGGTCAGCGAGTTCGCGCCGGCCCGCGTGCGCGGTCGCGTGGTCGTGCTGCTCGAGGCGTTCTGGGCGGTGGGATGGACGCTGGCGGCGCTGATCGGCTACTTCGTGGTCCCCCGCAGCGACGACGGCTGGCGCTGGGCGCTGGCGATCGGCGCGCTCCCGGCGCTGTACGCCGTCGTCGTCCGGCTGGGGTTGCCCGAGTCGGTGCGCTTCCTGGAGACCCGCGGCCGCGTGGAGGAGGCCGAGGCGGCCGTCCGCCGGTTCGAGCGGGCCGCCGGGGTCGCACCGGTCGAGTCGCCGCTGCCGGAGCCGGCGCAGGCCCCCGGCCCCGGCGCGTTGTGGGCCGCGGCCACGCGAGTGCGCACGGCCGCGCTGTGGGTCGTCTGGTTCAGCATCAACTTCGCCTACTACGGGGCCTTCATCTGGCTGCCGACCCTGCTCGTGGCGAACGGCTTCTCGCTGGTCCGGTCGTTCGGCTACACCCTGGTCATCACGCTGGCCCAGCTGCCCGGGTACGCGGTGGCCGCGTACCTGATCGAGGTGTGGGGACGGCGCGCCACGCTCGCGACCTTCCTCGCCGGCTCCGCCCTGGGCGCCGGCCTGTTCGCGGCGGCCGACGGCGAGACCGCGGTCCTGCTCACCGGCATGGTCCTGTCCTTCTTCAACCTCGGCGCCTGGGGCGCGCTCTACGCGGTGACGCCGGAGGTCTACCCGACGGTCCTCCGGGCGACCGGAGCCGGCGCGGCGGCAGGGTTCGGCCGGCTGGCGTCCATCGCCGCACCGCTGTGCGTGCCGCCGCTGCTGGATGCGGGTGGCACCGGCCTGGTCTTCGGCACGTTCGCGGCGTTCTTCGTCCTGGGCGGCATCGCCACCCGGTGGCTGCCCGAGCGGCGCGGCCAGGCCCTGGACGACGTCGTCGGGGCCCCCGCCCGGTCGGCCTGA
- a CDS encoding cupin domain-containing protein — MSLDPVQSNPERYTVVYENDRVRVLEYTDRPGDSTTPHQHPDSVMHTLSAFRRRLRSGDAHRDVEMPAGLTGWLPAQVHSGENIGDTPTHVLFVELKDTPAGPADTARLGPD; from the coding sequence ATGAGCCTGGACCCGGTGCAGAGCAACCCCGAGCGCTACACGGTGGTCTACGAGAACGACCGGGTGCGCGTCCTGGAGTACACCGACCGACCCGGCGATTCCACGACCCCGCACCAGCACCCGGACAGCGTCATGCACACGCTGAGTGCATTCCGGCGGCGGTTGCGCTCGGGGGACGCCCACCGCGACGTGGAGATGCCGGCGGGCCTGACCGGTTGGTTGCCGGCGCAGGTGCACAGCGGGGAGAACATCGGCGACACCCCGACCCACGTGCTCTTCGTCGAGCTGAAGGACACACCGGCGGGGCCGGCCGACACCGCTCGCCTGGGACCGGACTGA
- a CDS encoding NAD-dependent epimerase/dehydratase family protein — MAELSPDHLQGMTVAVTGATGNVGTALLRRLTSPRSGIAEVRGLARRQPPDTEPYSEVRWHLADLGEAASEEVLAEFLDGVDAVVHLAWALQPGRRPDDLRQVNVEGTRRVVRAAAAAGVRQFVHMSSIGAYAAGAVGQKVTEDWPTTGIPSAQYSRDKSEAERVVREVLSRHPGTTLTVARPTLVLQPEASSEIGRYFLGPLVFGAARLLPGAVAKLLPLPLPKVAVSFIHADDVADALERMLDHRAPGPFNLGAEPLLDSDAIARALGTVRIPVPAVALRTALSAAFAAHVVPTEPGWLDIGTGVPALDTSRARRLLGWTPVHRSDEVLAQFVAALGRGKGAPGPLLRPAGGPSLDPSGDPANAPDPREG, encoded by the coding sequence ATGGCTGAGCTCTCCCCCGATCATCTCCAGGGCATGACGGTCGCGGTCACCGGCGCCACCGGGAACGTGGGCACCGCGCTCCTGCGCCGGCTGACGTCGCCGCGGTCGGGGATCGCCGAGGTCCGCGGTCTCGCGCGGCGGCAGCCACCGGACACCGAGCCGTACAGCGAGGTGCGCTGGCACCTCGCCGACCTGGGCGAGGCCGCCAGCGAGGAGGTCCTCGCGGAGTTCCTGGACGGTGTCGACGCCGTCGTCCACCTCGCCTGGGCGTTGCAGCCCGGACGCCGTCCCGACGACCTCCGCCAGGTCAACGTCGAGGGCACCCGCCGGGTGGTGCGGGCCGCGGCGGCAGCCGGGGTGCGGCAGTTCGTGCACATGTCCTCGATCGGCGCCTACGCCGCCGGCGCCGTCGGGCAGAAGGTCACCGAGGACTGGCCGACGACCGGGATCCCGAGCGCTCAGTACAGCCGGGACAAGTCCGAGGCCGAACGGGTGGTCCGGGAGGTGCTGTCGCGGCACCCGGGCACCACGCTCACCGTCGCCCGCCCCACGCTGGTCCTCCAGCCCGAGGCGAGCAGCGAGATCGGCCGCTACTTCCTCGGGCCGCTGGTGTTCGGCGCCGCCCGCCTGCTGCCCGGCGCCGTGGCCAAGCTGCTTCCCCTCCCGCTGCCGAAGGTGGCGGTCTCCTTCATCCACGCCGACGACGTCGCCGATGCCCTCGAGCGGATGCTGGACCACCGCGCCCCCGGCCCGTTCAACCTGGGCGCCGAGCCCCTGCTGGACTCCGACGCCATCGCCCGCGCGCTCGGCACCGTGCGCATCCCGGTCCCCGCCGTCGCGCTGCGGACCGCACTGAGCGCTGCCTTCGCGGCACACGTCGTCCCGACCGAGCCGGGGTGGCTCGACATCGGCACCGGTGTGCCCGCCCTCGACACCTCCCGGGCGCGGAGGCTGCTGGGGTGGACGCCGGTGCACCGCAGCGACGAGGTGCTGGCGCAGTTCGTCGCCGCCCTGGGACGCGGCAAAGGTGCGCCGGGCCCGCTCCTGCGCCCTGCGGGCGGGCCTTCCCTCGATCCGTCCGGCGACCCGGCCAACGCCCCCGACCCGCGCGAAGGCTAG
- a CDS encoding RNA-guided endonuclease InsQ/TnpB family protein, whose translation MPRRRESSAPPVVYRTARVALRVTVGQRRRLFGLLRSGGDVWAAVLLLNRWRRQRGDRPIVGYQELCRELAAAGEGAFGELSTVGARSVLRAYSDAWMSAARRRRAGDETARFPRRRRGLVPVRFYAGTFTVTGGRVRLPVARGRPPLWVRLARPLPYPAEQVRSVRLTCAGRRLCLEVTAEVPVAVYPAGAGPDPDRVAGVDLGIIHPYAVLAPGGGEGPDAALLVSGRALRAEHRLHLAEAKARARAAARRAPARGQRGSRRWKQFRRRSRVLEGRHRRRLGQARHEAAKAVVSWAVGQRVGTLAVGDPRGVLARDAGRRQNKAVRDWAVGDLLRALADKAAQAGIAVELVDERGTSSSTCPSCAARVAKPRGRVFDCRHCRFTGHRDLVGAANIATRTTAVAGGGTGGGPVVGGSSPVTTHRRAGRHLPGAGRSRRDPRRGLISRPPAGRSPPIRWDAAAGPSGPPWPAPEPVPVPGSRSPAPAARIRHRPTGANLA comes from the coding sequence GTGCCTCGTCGTCGGGAGTCGTCCGCGCCACCGGTGGTGTACCGGACGGCGCGGGTGGCGCTGCGGGTGACGGTCGGTCAGCGGCGGCGGCTGTTCGGGCTGCTGCGGTCGGGTGGGGATGTGTGGGCGGCGGTGCTGCTGCTCAACCGCTGGCGCCGGCAGCGTGGTGACCGGCCGATCGTGGGCTATCAGGAGCTGTGCCGGGAGCTGGCCGCCGCCGGGGAGGGCGCCTTCGGTGAACTGTCCACCGTGGGCGCCCGGTCGGTGCTGCGCGCCTACTCGGATGCGTGGATGAGCGCCGCCCGACGCCGCCGGGCCGGCGACGAGACGGCGCGGTTTCCGCGGCGGCGGCGGGGGCTGGTGCCGGTCCGCTTCTACGCCGGCACCTTCACCGTGACCGGCGGGCGGGTGCGGCTGCCGGTGGCCCGGGGCCGCCCGCCGTTGTGGGTGCGGCTGGCCCGCCCGCTCCCGTACCCCGCGGAACAGGTGCGCTCGGTGCGGCTGACGTGTGCTGGGCGGCGGCTGTGCCTGGAGGTCACCGCCGAGGTCCCGGTCGCGGTCTACCCGGCGGGGGCGGGCCCGGATCCGGACCGGGTCGCGGGCGTGGATCTGGGCATCATCCATCCCTACGCCGTCCTCGCTCCCGGCGGCGGCGAGGGGCCGGATGCGGCGCTGCTGGTGTCGGGGCGGGCGCTGCGGGCCGAGCACCGGCTGCACCTGGCCGAGGCCAAGGCCCGCGCCCGCGCCGCCGCCCGACGCGCCCCGGCCCGAGGGCAGCGCGGCTCCCGGCGGTGGAAGCAGTTCCGCCGGCGCAGCCGCGTGCTGGAGGGCCGGCACCGCCGGCGACTCGGTCAGGCCCGGCACGAAGCCGCCAAGGCGGTCGTGTCCTGGGCCGTCGGGCAGCGGGTCGGCACCCTGGCCGTGGGCGATCCGCGCGGCGTGCTGGCCCGCGACGCCGGGCGGCGGCAGAACAAGGCCGTCCGCGACTGGGCCGTCGGTGACCTGCTGCGGGCGCTGGCCGACAAGGCCGCACAGGCCGGCATCGCCGTCGAGCTGGTCGACGAGCGGGGCACCTCCTCCTCCACCTGCCCGTCCTGCGCCGCCCGCGTGGCCAAGCCGCGGGGGCGGGTCTTTGACTGCCGGCACTGCCGGTTCACCGGGCACCGCGATCTGGTCGGTGCCGCCAACATCGCCACCCGCACCACCGCCGTCGCCGGTGGCGGCACCGGTGGTGGACCTGTCGTCGGCGGTTCGTCGCCGGTGACCACGCACCGTCGAGCCGGCCGGCACCTGCCCGGTGCCGGCCGGTCCCGGCGTGATCCCCGCCGCGGACTGATCAGCCGGCCCCCGGCCGGCCGATCTCCACCGATCCGGTGGGACGCGGCGGCGGGTCCATCTGGCCCGCCGTGGCCCGCCCCGGAACCGGTCCCGGTTCCGGGGAGTCGCTCGCCGGCACCCGCCGCGAGGATCAGGCACCGCCCCACCGGGGCGAACCTTGCCTGA
- a CDS encoding acyl-CoA dehydrogenase family protein: MDAEDFRQIRDAVRQLVRDSVVPREEQIEDEDRIPDDLRAQAADMGLFGYALPEEHGGLGVTMTEDVQLAFEFGYTTPAFRSLFGTNNGIAGQVIAKFGTDEQKKKYLPRLADGSMIGSFALTEAEAGSDPAGLRTTARRDGEEWVINGSKRYITNAPIADLFVVFARSNPDERGGRGISSFVVETTTPGVSVGPKDKKMGQSGAWTAEVFFDDVRVPADALIGEEGRGYAKALTVLSRGRLHIAALCVGMAQRVLDESVAYAATAKQGGAPIGRFQLVQGLIADMHAELLAGRSLVREVAARYDSGEDMSIGPSSAKLFCTEMVGRATDAAVQVHGGMGYLRTTPVERFYRDARLFRLYEGTSEVQRVIIGSGLLREAGMARG; this comes from the coding sequence GTGGACGCTGAAGACTTCCGCCAGATCCGGGACGCCGTGCGCCAGCTGGTCCGCGACTCCGTCGTGCCCCGCGAGGAGCAGATCGAGGACGAGGACCGCATCCCCGACGACCTCCGGGCGCAGGCGGCCGACATGGGGCTGTTCGGCTACGCGCTCCCCGAGGAGCACGGCGGCCTGGGCGTGACCATGACCGAGGACGTCCAGCTCGCTTTCGAGTTCGGCTACACCACCCCGGCGTTCCGGTCGCTGTTCGGTACCAACAACGGCATCGCCGGGCAGGTCATCGCCAAGTTCGGCACCGACGAGCAGAAGAAGAAGTACCTGCCGCGGCTGGCCGACGGTTCCATGATCGGCTCCTTCGCCCTCACCGAGGCCGAGGCCGGCTCCGATCCGGCCGGCCTGCGGACGACGGCCCGCCGCGACGGCGAGGAATGGGTGATCAACGGCAGCAAGCGCTACATCACCAACGCGCCGATCGCCGACCTGTTCGTCGTCTTCGCCCGCAGCAATCCCGACGAGCGGGGTGGCCGCGGCATCTCCAGCTTCGTCGTCGAGACCACGACGCCCGGCGTCAGCGTCGGCCCCAAGGACAAGAAGATGGGGCAGTCGGGCGCCTGGACGGCCGAGGTGTTCTTCGACGACGTCCGCGTGCCCGCCGACGCGCTCATCGGCGAGGAGGGCCGGGGGTACGCGAAGGCGCTCACGGTGCTCTCCCGCGGCCGCCTGCACATCGCCGCCCTGTGCGTGGGCATGGCGCAGCGGGTGCTCGACGAGTCGGTCGCCTACGCCGCGACCGCCAAGCAGGGCGGCGCCCCCATCGGCCGGTTCCAGCTGGTCCAGGGACTGATCGCGGACATGCACGCCGAGCTGCTCGCCGGCCGGAGCCTCGTGCGCGAGGTCGCTGCCCGGTACGACAGCGGCGAGGACATGTCGATCGGCCCGTCGTCGGCCAAGCTCTTCTGCACCGAGATGGTCGGCCGGGCGACCGACGCGGCGGTGCAGGTGCACGGTGGCATGGGATACCTGCGGACGACGCCGGTGGAGCGGTTCTACCGCGACGCACGGCTGTTCCGGCTCTACGAGGGCACCAGCGAGGTGCAGCGGGTGATCATCGGCAGCGGCCTGCTGCGCGAGGCCGGCATGGCCCGTGGCTGA
- a CDS encoding STAS domain-containing protein — MADASQSSEACVPLLNATLVPAPDQVVVRLTGDADLSTAPFVADVLTQAGSLGTRQVVVDLGSARFWDCSGLHALARFTRELTVAGRACRIVGAQRETRRLIGMANLAGDLQLDGLPTAPARRVTSTGRTPLREPVAVADGLVAAGHR; from the coding sequence GTGGCCGACGCGTCCCAGTCGTCGGAGGCATGTGTGCCCCTGCTCAACGCCACGCTCGTCCCGGCACCGGACCAGGTCGTCGTCCGGCTCACCGGGGACGCCGACCTGTCGACGGCACCGTTCGTGGCCGACGTCCTCACCCAGGCCGGGAGCCTGGGCACGCGGCAGGTCGTGGTGGACCTGGGCAGCGCGCGCTTCTGGGACTGCTCCGGCCTGCACGCGCTGGCCAGGTTCACCCGGGAGCTGACCGTGGCCGGCCGGGCCTGCCGGATCGTGGGTGCACAGCGGGAGACCCGCCGGCTGATCGGCATGGCGAACCTGGCCGGGGATCTCCAGCTCGACGGCCTCCCGACCGCACCGGCCAGGCGCGTCACCTCGACCGGGCGCACGCCCCTCCGGGAGCCCGTGGCCGTGGCCGACGGCCTGGTGGCCGCCGGTCACCGCTGA
- a CDS encoding aldo/keto reductase yields the protein MTTVAPADTFSIGGNLPVHRLGYGAMQLPGPGVWGEPADRAAAVRVVQAAVEQGVDFIDTADSYGPEVSEQIIAEALHPYPEQLVIATKAGLTRQGPGIWTAVGRPAYLKQQVELSLRHLRLERIDLIQLHRIDPEVPLADQLGAFKELQEQGKVRHIGLSEVSVEELQAAREIVDIVSVQNLYNLINRQSQDVLDHATAEGIAFIPWFPIATGDLAAPASPVADIARELDATPSQVALAWLLQKSPVVLPIPGTKSVDHLTENLGAARLTLSDEDMARLDALA from the coding sequence ATGACCACGGTCGCGCCCGCTGACACCTTCTCCATCGGCGGGAACCTCCCTGTCCACCGCCTCGGCTACGGCGCCATGCAGCTGCCCGGCCCGGGCGTCTGGGGCGAGCCGGCCGACCGGGCCGCCGCGGTCCGGGTCGTGCAGGCCGCCGTCGAGCAGGGCGTGGACTTCATCGACACCGCCGACTCCTACGGCCCCGAGGTCAGCGAGCAGATCATCGCCGAGGCGCTGCATCCCTATCCGGAGCAGCTCGTCATCGCGACCAAGGCCGGTCTGACCCGTCAGGGCCCCGGCATCTGGACCGCCGTCGGCCGGCCGGCGTACCTGAAGCAGCAGGTGGAGCTGTCGCTGCGGCACCTCCGGCTGGAGCGGATCGACCTGATCCAGCTGCACCGCATCGACCCCGAGGTCCCGCTGGCCGACCAGCTCGGCGCCTTCAAGGAGCTGCAGGAGCAGGGCAAGGTGCGCCACATCGGCCTCTCCGAGGTCTCGGTCGAGGAACTGCAGGCCGCCCGCGAGATCGTCGACATCGTCAGCGTCCAGAACCTCTACAACCTGATCAATCGGCAGAGCCAGGACGTCCTCGACCACGCCACCGCCGAGGGCATCGCCTTCATCCCGTGGTTCCCGATCGCCACCGGCGACCTCGCCGCACCCGCCAGCCCGGTCGCCGACATCGCCCGTGAACTGGATGCGACGCCGTCGCAGGTGGCGCTGGCCTGGCTGCTGCAGAAGTCGCCGGTCGTGCTGCCGATCCCGGGCACCAAGTCCGTGGACCACCTCACCGAGAACCTCGGTGCGGCGCGGCTGACCCTCTCCGACGAGGACATGGCACGGCTGGACGCCCTCGCCTGA
- a CDS encoding histidine phosphatase family protein: protein MGEVVVVRHGATEWSRNGQHTGMSDPPLLPDGEDDGRRLRPVLADRQLTHAFVSPLARARRTAELAGLLDGSVDTRTEPDLVEVDYGGYEGRTTKEISAELGRPWSLWADGTVPGETLGEDLAQVAERVDRVLARVRPLLDDGDVVLVAHGHVLRILTARWLGLAPEAGALFPLATGRYGVLGTEHSWPALTGWNTGCP from the coding sequence ATGGGCGAGGTGGTGGTCGTCCGGCACGGGGCGACGGAGTGGAGCCGGAACGGGCAGCACACCGGGATGAGCGACCCGCCCCTGCTCCCCGACGGCGAGGACGACGGCCGGCGGCTGCGCCCGGTGCTGGCCGACCGGCAGCTCACGCACGCCTTCGTGAGCCCGCTCGCCAGGGCCCGGCGCACCGCCGAGCTGGCCGGGCTGCTCGACGGCTCGGTCGACACCCGCACCGAACCGGATCTGGTCGAGGTCGACTACGGCGGCTACGAGGGGCGGACGACGAAGGAGATCAGCGCGGAGCTCGGTCGCCCCTGGTCGCTGTGGGCCGACGGCACGGTGCCCGGGGAGACCCTCGGGGAGGATCTCGCACAGGTGGCCGAGCGGGTCGACCGGGTGCTCGCCCGGGTACGGCCGTTGCTCGACGACGGAGACGTGGTCCTGGTCGCGCACGGGCACGTGCTGCGGATCCTCACCGCCCGCTGGCTGGGGTTGGCACCCGAGGCCGGCGCGCTGTTCCCCCTGGCCACCGGGCGTTACGGCGTCCTCGGCACCGAGCACTCCTGGCCCGCCCTGACCGGCTGGAACACCGGTTGCCCCTGA
- a CDS encoding EAL domain-containing protein encodes MPGPATRALLATSIGHVLPTVSRLAKAMGMTVHPSPQLVDIRDDRGGRRLDMLFQRLARELTAAETEAVRVVTDPPADGAPLTARLLTAPTLAVELARRGVTVEVGVLAEAELWSVYQPIVSLADRSVVAHEALLRGVVDGREVGGGDLFFVAEQAGWLHRLDRIGRESAIAGAVPWLGDDDLFVNFNPTSIYRPQVCLVGTERVVHDTGIAPEQLVFEVVESHAIADRGHLVSILDHYRSLGWRVALDDVGAGWSSLSLLAAVRPDVVKLDKRLVQELPDDGARTVLKAVTELAHQLGAVVVAEGIETERLAEEVTALGADLGQGWLFGRPVRPDPPVEELEGRWQPVTPARR; translated from the coding sequence GTGCCGGGGCCCGCGACCCGCGCCCTGCTGGCGACCTCCATCGGCCACGTGCTGCCGACCGTCTCACGCCTGGCCAAGGCGATGGGCATGACCGTCCACCCGTCGCCGCAGCTCGTCGACATCCGCGACGACCGCGGTGGGCGGCGCCTGGACATGCTCTTCCAGCGGCTCGCCCGCGAGCTCACCGCCGCCGAAACCGAGGCGGTTCGGGTGGTCACCGATCCGCCGGCCGACGGCGCCCCGCTCACCGCCCGGCTGCTCACGGCACCGACCCTGGCCGTGGAGCTGGCTCGCCGCGGCGTGACCGTCGAGGTGGGAGTGCTGGCCGAGGCGGAGTTGTGGTCGGTCTACCAGCCGATCGTCTCCCTCGCCGACCGCTCCGTCGTCGCCCACGAGGCGCTGCTGCGCGGCGTCGTCGACGGCCGCGAGGTCGGCGGCGGTGACCTCTTCTTCGTCGCCGAGCAGGCGGGCTGGCTGCACCGACTCGACCGGATCGGCCGGGAGTCGGCGATCGCCGGAGCCGTGCCCTGGCTCGGGGACGACGACCTGTTCGTCAACTTCAACCCGACCTCCATCTACCGGCCGCAGGTCTGCCTGGTCGGCACCGAGCGCGTCGTCCACGACACCGGGATCGCGCCGGAGCAGCTGGTCTTCGAGGTCGTGGAGTCCCACGCCATCGCCGACCGGGGCCACCTCGTCTCGATCCTCGACCACTACCGGTCGCTGGGCTGGCGGGTCGCCCTGGACGACGTCGGCGCCGGCTGGTCGAGCCTGTCACTGCTGGCCGCCGTCCGGCCCGACGTGGTGAAGCTCGACAAGCGGCTGGTGCAGGAACTGCCCGACGACGGAGCGCGCACGGTCCTGAAGGCCGTGACCGAGCTGGCCCACCAGCTGGGGGCCGTGGTCGTGGCCGAGGGGATCGAGACCGAGCGGCTGGCCGAGGAGGTCACCGCCCTCGGTGCAGACCTGGGTCAGGGCTGGCTGTTCGGCCGGCCGGTGCGGCCCGACCCGCCGGTGGAGGAGCTCGAGGGGCGCTGGCAGCCGGTCACCCCCGCGCGGCGGTGA
- a CDS encoding TetR/AcrR family transcriptional regulator gives MIAVPTADVVRPSRGGRPRDPSRDGVIRAAILRLLADVGYGSLTMDAVASEAGVGKATIYRRWRTKQDLVVDTISDLNRIEAAAVDTGSLEGDLRAMMHKMVAMIDGPSGAATLSLLSTIPHQPALAQAFQEGPLAVWRKAFEDLWARAEARGEIRPGLANSVIAETTSALMVQRWLLTGLPVDTAFADEVLDTVVMPLIRTA, from the coding sequence ATGATCGCCGTTCCGACAGCCGACGTCGTCCGCCCGAGCCGTGGTGGCCGCCCCCGCGACCCCAGTCGCGACGGAGTCATCCGCGCCGCCATCCTGCGGCTGCTCGCGGACGTGGGCTACGGCTCCCTCACCATGGACGCCGTCGCATCGGAGGCCGGGGTCGGCAAGGCGACGATCTACCGCCGCTGGCGGACCAAGCAGGACCTGGTCGTGGACACCATCTCCGACCTCAACCGCATCGAGGCCGCTGCGGTCGACACCGGCTCCCTCGAGGGCGATCTGCGCGCGATGATGCACAAGATGGTGGCGATGATCGACGGCCCGTCGGGCGCGGCCACGCTGTCGCTGCTGTCCACGATCCCGCACCAGCCGGCGCTCGCACAGGCCTTCCAGGAGGGCCCGCTCGCGGTGTGGCGGAAGGCGTTCGAGGACCTGTGGGCGCGCGCCGAGGCGCGCGGGGAGATCCGGCCGGGCCTGGCGAACTCGGTGATCGCCGAGACGACGAGTGCCCTGATGGTGCAGCGGTGGCTCCTGACCGGGCTACCCGTGGACACGGCCTTCGCCGACGAGGTCCTCGACACCGTGGTCATGCCCCTGATCCGCACCGCCTGA
- a CDS encoding DUF427 domain-containing protein — protein sequence MPRRRDPVGPGQESVWDYPRPPSADRIPKRVVVEIGGRVVADTVRAVRVCETSHPPVYYVPRDDVADGVLEQASGSSWCEWKGAATYWDAVVDGRRFPAVGWSYEDPTRGFEHLRGAVAFYPGRVGRATLDGEHVRPQAGGFYGGWITDEVVGPFKGEPGTLGW from the coding sequence GTGCCCCGGCGCCGCGATCCCGTCGGTCCCGGCCAGGAGTCGGTCTGGGACTACCCCCGCCCGCCGTCGGCGGACCGAATCCCGAAGCGGGTCGTCGTCGAGATCGGTGGCCGCGTGGTCGCCGACACCGTGCGCGCGGTCCGCGTCTGCGAGACCAGCCACCCGCCGGTCTACTACGTCCCCCGCGACGACGTCGCCGACGGCGTGCTCGAGCAGGCCTCGGGCAGTTCGTGGTGCGAGTGGAAGGGCGCGGCGACCTACTGGGACGCCGTCGTCGACGGGCGCCGCTTCCCGGCGGTCGGCTGGTCCTACGAGGACCCCACCCGCGGCTTCGAGCACCTGCGGGGTGCGGTCGCCTTCTATCCCGGCCGGGTCGGCCGGGCGACCCTCGACGGCGAGCACGTCCGCCCGCAGGCCGGTGGCTTCTACGGCGGCTGGATCACCGACGAGGTCGTCGGGCCCTTCAAGGGCGAGCCCGGCACCCTCGGCTGGTAG
- a CDS encoding DUF3618 domain-containing protein — MNVWQAVAVPRDPRQIQLEIDAARESLAATLDQLTYRTSPTRIKAKGRLAVQRFLQTPAGQATVAAVGLLVTVVVVQKIRHRND; from the coding sequence ATGAACGTCTGGCAGGCTGTCGCCGTGCCTCGCGACCCACGACAGATCCAGCTGGAGATCGACGCCGCCCGCGAGTCGCTGGCCGCCACCCTGGACCAGCTGACCTACCGGACCAGCCCGACGCGCATCAAGGCCAAGGGCAGGCTCGCCGTCCAGCGCTTCCTGCAGACGCCCGCCGGCCAGGCCACGGTCGCCGCCGTCGGGCTGCTGGTCACCGTCGTCGTCGTCCAGAAGATCCGGCACCGCAACGACTGA